The following nucleotide sequence is from Cucumis melo cultivar AY chromosome 1, USDA_Cmelo_AY_1.0, whole genome shotgun sequence.
AAGCTGTCGATACTTATAAATTATGCAGGTTGAAATGGCGATAGACAATGCAATAGATACGTTGTCGAGATTAGGGTTAGTAACCCTAACAGAAGTAGAGGCGGAAGATGGGAGAACAAGAGTGCAGGCTGTAGGCTGTGGGAAGGCTTATGAGGCACTTAAACAACATTGGAATAACTTACTTGCTTCAGCTTTATGATGTTAAATATTGATGCCTTTGGGATCACTTTGTGGTCTCAACATTTGTTCTGATGAGAATATGCAGTTTGGCTTTCAGCTCTACTTTtcctttttactttttctttgtaAAGTTCTATTCTATAAAAACTGCACCAAGTGATGTTATTTTTGTTCGTAGTACTATTTTCAATTTAGTAAGGATAGTTACGATGTTGTGttgttaataaattaaaatatttataaaatataataaataatagtttataaactataattataaaaaaacaccgataaatgacaaattgtaatattttgctgtgatttaaaatatagtttcacttttatatataggtttttgtttttctatcaTTTTGTTCCTACTCTATTTGCATCTCATCTCTTAGTTTTAAAATCCATGATTCTTCTTTTCATAATTAACCCAATTTCATCCTAAACAAACattcataaataatatttttttttcaataaaatataaaaataactcAAGTAAGGTATGATGTATACAGTAGGATgacttttttgttttccttttttaattaattcattttgtGTCAAACCAAACAAAAGTATAGCTATTTAAGAAGAGTTAAGTCATATTCTTTCTAtctatcaaatatatatttaagagGGTCTGTTTGAACTAACTCCTAGTAATTTTAGAgaattaaaaatgttttttgTATTAAGTGTTTGGTGCTAAGTAAAAATTATTTGTTAAACAATTTTGTTGAGTTATGcgaattttttatatatttctaaaatgTATTATATAAAAAGTGACGGATCATAGATTATAGACTATTTTATTATGTATCAGAATTTGTAGAATCGTTTATAGTTTGTGGTATAACCTAACATTCTATTGTTGGAATCTCTTTtaataaaatgtaaaataatagaaaagattTTATTAAAACCATCTTCTATATATAAAGAATATCTTATgataaaatatcattttaagtTCTTAAATTAGAAGTAACCCAAGgcattgaatattttaaaaataaaccaaatatcTAGACTTTCGACAATGACACCTATtgacaattagatattttttaagTTTCGGTCATCATTCAAAACTTTCATAATTGAGTTTTGAGTTTAATTTCAATAATCACAATAAATTTAAAGTGTTGCAatcttatcttttgatttttttaaaattttaatctatGAATTTGAGGATTAACAttttttatctcaaaatttaaactgaatattaattttctgtttttttttagtattagtgcttattaattaatttaaaatgtttgaaaaaaattataatcaaTTAAGTTTTATTatcttgtaaaaaaataatcttAATAATTTATGGCTAATGTTTTACTTCATAATTTTCTAATAGTATGAAGGGTAAagtttgaaacaaaaaaaaaataaatagaaacaaatttcaaattaaccataaattataatattttaaaacttaagaacaaaactaaaataaatagaagagaaatgttgacaaatattaaaaaataccAATCTATTTACAGAAATAACGAAAAGAAAAACACGAATAAGCTTCTGTCAACGGTGGATCTATATCATTTTTTGTTCATAAACTTTCATCACTAATAAACTTCAATTAgtttttatcaatgataaacttttattaatttttatcgttgatagacttctatcaatgTTCATCAATAATAGAATTGTATTAGATAGATGCTAATAGATTTGTATCATCGTCTATGTAAACtaaacaaaaagttaaaaagatttactacaatttataaatagtttaactcattttcttatatttaaaaagtaaaaaaaaaaaaaaaaaaaaagtaatattttaaaatataaagcGTAAGAGCAAAAAAGTATTTTACCTTTTAAAAAGGGTGAGAGAaatcgggtcgggtcgggtcggaTGGAGGAACCCGTGCATAAATGTATATCCAATCCAAGTGGAGAACGGGCAGCCACGTCGCTGACCGCAAACACGGAATCTCACGGGTTTGCAATGTCCCTCAACGCTGCCAATGTCAAATAAGAAGTTAGAAATATACCACACCATCTTACCCTACACCCTCCCTCACCCAATTATCGCCGTTCCATTCCATATCATCATAATTCATTCATAAACGATTCTCAATACCAACAAATCCTACTCTCCACACTCATCTTCTTCCCTCCCTCCTTCTCTCCTTCGCTCGCTCTCCCGCGATCTCCATCTCCATCTCCACCTCGATCGGGACTTTAGGGTTTTGGTCGATTTCTGTTTCTTCATTTGATCCTTTTTCTTACCTGTTAACAATTCGATCTGATTTCTTTCCGATCATTTCTCTTCCACAATGCCGTCTGTCTATGGAGCTCGTTTGACCACTTTTGAAGACTCTGAGAAGGAAAGCGAGTATGGATATGTCCGGAAGGTCTGTTTCTACTTCACGATCTGTTTATCTTCACTTCTTATTTGTTAATTCTGACTGCCTCGATTGTTTCCTTGATCTTCTTAGATGTGATTCTATCGGCTTAAGTTGATTTTACATGCATTCTCTTATACTTCAGATGCCAATACTTGTTTTGTTTTTCGTTACTTCACTTCCCGTCTCGATGTGCAATTTTTGTCGTTTTGTTTTGTTCAGATTCGTATTTGATCTTATTTTATGGATCCGgttttattgttttgttttgctttgttttgttttgttttgtttttaatttaaatttaaattaactGCAGTGTTATTACGTTGAGTGATTTCGTTATTTTTGTTGGATGTTGCTAACTGAACGTTACTGTGTATGTCCTTACTATCTGGTTATACAAGTTGATAACAAAAAGAAATGAATTATGGTCACTGTGATTGTGGTTGGTCATATGCTTGTGGATGCATCGAGTTTCATTCCTTTAGTTTTTTCATACAtttgatcttttaaatttttgtttaattatcattttaatttctcGGATGGTAAACTCGCATATCATTCACAGGTATCTGGACCAGTCGTCGTGGCAGATGGCATGGGAGGTGCAGCCATGTATGAATTGGTTCGTGTTGGTCATGATAATCTGATTGGTGAAATCATTAGGTTAGAAGGAGATTCTGCCACTATTCAGGGTATGTACATGAGCACGGGGATAATTTCTCTCTCTACTAAGTTGATCCCCCTTGTTTCAGAGGTCCATTGGCACACTTTCTTCCTTCATGTCTGATATGTTGACAAGACTTTCGAATATCCTCCTTCAGTTACCTTGCTTCATTGTTATTGTATTAGTATTTGTGTTAAATGTTATAAACCGCAGTAAATTGATTGCACTTTTCTATTCTTTTTGTAGTTTATGAGGAAACTGCTGGTTTGATGGTGAATGACCCTGTTTTACGTACTCATAAAGTAAGCACTCCATCTTTTAGTTATTCTATTTATCCCTTCAGTTCTTGAATCTTAATTAATTAACGGCGTGTGAACTATCAGCCTCTGTCAGTGGAGTTAGGACCTGGAATACTGGGAAATATATTTGATGGCATTCAGGTTTGTATCACTTCATGCCACATGTTGTATTTAGATTTTTACTTTGATTTCTTCtcttaacttaaaattttgagaaTGTAGAGGCCATTAAAAACAATTGCAAAGAGATCGGGAGATGTCTACATTCCTCGTGGTGTCGCTGTGCCGGCACTGGACAAAGACACACTCTGGGATTTTCAACCCAAAAAGATAGGTATGATATGACCATACAATTTGTTTTATGCAGATGTGTTTGATTATATTTGTCAGATTGCAATAAATTTATTACtcacaaaaaggaaaaaaaatcaggTGAGGGCGACTTATTGACAGGTGGAGACTTGTATGCTGTAAGTTCTGCCATCTTTGTTCATTAAGATCCCTTGAAATGGCGATGTTTTGGGTTTCTCCTATGACCTAAcattgataatttttttaatcagACTGTCTTCGAGAATAGTCTAATGGAGCACCGCATTGCACTTCCTCCTGATGCTATGGGAAAAGTTACCTATATTGCAGCGCCCGGTCAATATTCATTGAAGGTTCCAagactttttatttattttatttttctttttgattttttatatCTGTTCATTTATTTTAGATGCTTCTTTCATATCCAAAAGCTTATTATTTACAGGATACTGTTCTAGAGCTCGAGTTTCAAGGAGTTAAAAAGCAATTTACCATGCTTCAGGTTTCTAATTGATGTTTTATTTATCATTCCTTCACAATTTTATGGTTCAATAAGTTCTTATGTTTGTATGTATGTCTTTCTATCCAATATAGACTTGGCCTGTGCGTACTCCTAGACCAGTTGCATCGAAGCTTGCAGCCGATACCCCTCTTTTGACTGGACAGGTGAATAAGATAGTTGATTGCTTTGCCATTGATTTTTTCCCTTGTAGAAGTTGTGTATTTCTAAACttgtttttattatatttatgtatttGATTTTCATGTGTAGCGCGTTCTTGATGCACTCTTCCCTTCTGTTCTTGGTGGAACATGTGCCATTCCTGGAGCGTTTGGTTGTGGAAAAACAGTCATTAGTCAAGCTCTCTCCAAAGTAAGTTATTTATCTTATATCTGACTTAGGATTTGGCACGATCTTCTGTGGTGTTAAAAGTTGCTATTGTTGCTGAACTTTTCATGCAGTATTCCAATTCTGATACAGTGGTATATGTTGGTTGTGGAGAGAGAGGAAATGAAATGGCTGAAGTTCTTATGGATTTTCCTCAATTGACAATGACATTGCCTGATGGTCGTGAAGAATCTGTCATGAAGCGTACCACTCTTGTAGCTAACACTTCTAATATGCCTGTGGCTGCTCGTGAAGCTTCGATTTATACTGGTAAATTTCTGCATCTTTTTAAAAATCTTTCTAGCATTCCTCTTTTCCCATTGAGTGCTGCTAGTTAACCACAATTATTGTCTGTGATCTACTTGATGCAATTTTCCTGTTGTCATTTCTTATTGTCCTTGGCACTGCTATTAAGAAGAAGTGTTATCATTTACTATAAAaag
It contains:
- the LOC103500619 gene encoding V-type proton ATPase catalytic subunit A, whose translation is MPSVYGARLTTFEDSEKESEYGYVRKVSGPVVVADGMGGAAMYELVRVGHDNLIGEIIRLEGDSATIQVYEETAGLMVNDPVLRTHKPLSVELGPGILGNIFDGIQRPLKTIAKRSGDVYIPRGVAVPALDKDTLWDFQPKKIGEGDLLTGGDLYATVFENSLMEHRIALPPDAMGKVTYIAAPGQYSLKDTVLELEFQGVKKQFTMLQTWPVRTPRPVASKLAADTPLLTGQRVLDALFPSVLGGTCAIPGAFGCGKTVISQALSKYSNSDTVVYVGCGERGNEMAEVLMDFPQLTMTLPDGREESVMKRTTLVANTSNMPVAAREASIYTGITLAEYFRDMGYNVSMMADSTSRWAEALREISGRLAEMPADSGYPAYLAARLASFYERAGKVKCLGGPERTGSVTIVGAVSPPGGDFSDPVTSATLSIVQVFWGLDKKLAQRKHFPSVNWLISYSKYSSALESFYEKFDPDFISIRTKAREVLQREDDLNEIVQLVGKDALAEGDKITLETAKLLREDYLAQNAFTPYDKFCPFYKSVWMMRNIIHFYNLANQAVERGAGMDGQKITYSLIKHRLGDLFYRLVSQKFEDPAEGEPALIEKFKKLHEDLTNGFRALEDETR